Proteins encoded together in one Candidatus Bathyarchaeota archaeon window:
- a CDS encoding DUF131 domain-containing protein: MNMIQLGIALIFIGFILVFAGIIVWLLSPLGRKIRGGGIVMIGPLPLIFGTDKESMKILLLLAIILILVTAVLMLVPIMFWRLPP; the protein is encoded by the coding sequence ATGAACATGATCCAGTTAGGAATTGCCTTAATATTTATAGGTTTCATCCTGGTCTTCGCAGGTATTATCGTATGGCTTCTTTCCCCGCTCGGCAGGAAAATAAGGGGAGGAGGCATAGTAATGATCGGGCCTCTCCCACTAATATTCGGTACGGATAAGGAATCCATGAAAATTTTACTACTACTAGCTATAATATTAATATTAGTGACAGCTGTCCTAATGCTTGTACCTATAATGTTTTGGAGGCTTCCGCCTTGA
- a CDS encoding DUF131 domain-containing protein, which yields MMISQGIRPSAPILISTLGFLFIIAGALILFSSQFHGAGGSVSGGAVLLLGPIPIIMGGGPHAPLLITIALITTIIVVVAWFLTGLRTKMS from the coding sequence ATGATGATCTCCCAGGGTATTAGGCCCTCAGCACCGATTCTTATCTCCACTCTAGGCTTCCTATTCATCATTGCGGGGGCCCTCATACTTTTTTCCTCTCAGTTTCATGGAGCGGGGGGCTCTGTTAGCGGCGGCGCAGTGCTCCTTCTAGGTCCGATACCTATAATAATGGGTGGTGGCCCTCACGCCCCCCTACTCATAACCATCGCGTTAATAACGACCATTATAGTGGTTGTAGCCTGGTTTCTTACGGGGCTAAGGACTAAGATGAGCTAA
- a CDS encoding AIR carboxylase family protein, with amino-acid sequence MGSEHDMEFASKIKRFLDGEGFTVDCEFRVCSAHRNTRGLLRLLQEYEGEPLVYVTVAGLSDSLSGVVAGNSSQPVIACPPDLERYGWGKAFSSLFTPKGIPVTCAALPENAALAAVRILALYNEDLKEKLQEYRNRVTERSG; translated from the coding sequence ATGGGATCCGAACACGATATGGAGTTCGCCTCTAAGATTAAGCGCTTCCTAGACGGGGAGGGTTTCACCGTCGACTGCGAATTTAGAGTGTGCTCTGCACATAGGAATACCCGAGGGCTCCTCCGGTTGCTTCAGGAATACGAGGGAGAGCCCCTCGTATACGTAACTGTAGCGGGGCTCTCCGACAGCCTCTCTGGAGTCGTGGCGGGGAACTCCTCCCAACCGGTTATAGCATGCCCTCCAGACTTGGAGCGGTACGGGTGGGGCAAAGCCTTCTCATCGCTCTTCACTCCAAAGGGCATACCGGTAACTTGTGCAGCTCTGCCCGAGAATGCAGCCCTGGCCGCGGTGCGGATTCTAGCATTATATAATGAAGATTTGAAAGAGAAGCTCCAAGAGTATAGGAACCGTGTAACTGAGAGATCGGGGTGA
- the argH gene encoding argininosuccinate lyase, with product MSSEIYRSRLSLPYVREASSFVSSLKEDEWIILEDIKGTEAHDIMLHESGILSREELRAILEALEHIKDEFLNGSLRIQGDYEDVHEFIENLVTSRIGMDIGGKLHAGRSRNDQVALDVRLKARRELVNVCYLLLEVLEGLLNKATSELDTMMPLYTHTQQAQVGLFSHYLLAYFDVFSRDLERLICSYTRVNLNPLGASAVGGTRIPINRHRTSELLGFNGLVENSIDAVSSRDFALEILSALAILSDNLARISGDLILWSSSEFNFLSIPDSYASTSSVMPHKKNPCTLELIRARSSRIYGGLIQLLTTLKGIPSGYNRDLQETKIPLMISFETIKENLKIFKGVISGLALNKNRLEEIIRDSFVLAVDLAEVFAIDHGLPFRRAHILVGRIVNHLVEKGKKLMDLDSHILKKISEEVLGQPLIIEDSKLRRMIDPRASLDARKSMGASSPREVRRMIESRTKLLKDLKAEVGKIAKKLKDDDDRFEEVVKSYLRD from the coding sequence TTGAGCAGCGAAATATACAGGTCTCGTTTGAGTCTCCCATACGTTAGGGAGGCGTCTAGTTTTGTATCCTCATTGAAGGAGGACGAGTGGATAATCTTAGAGGACATTAAGGGCACTGAAGCCCACGACATCATGTTACATGAGAGCGGAATTTTATCCAGGGAGGAGTTGAGGGCTATATTGGAAGCTTTAGAGCATATAAAGGATGAGTTCTTGAATGGGTCTCTGAGGATCCAGGGAGACTACGAGGACGTCCACGAGTTTATAGAGAATCTTGTAACTTCTAGGATAGGTATGGACATAGGGGGGAAACTTCACGCCGGGAGGTCTAGGAACGATCAAGTGGCGCTTGACGTGAGGCTTAAGGCGAGGAGAGAGTTAGTGAATGTTTGCTACCTCCTATTGGAAGTCTTGGAGGGACTCCTCAACAAGGCGACCAGCGAATTAGACACGATGATGCCATTGTACACCCATACACAGCAGGCTCAGGTGGGCCTGTTCTCCCATTACCTTTTAGCCTATTTCGATGTTTTTTCAAGGGATCTAGAGAGGCTGATCTGCTCTTATACACGCGTAAACCTTAATCCATTGGGTGCATCCGCCGTCGGGGGGACTCGAATCCCCATCAACCGTCATAGGACGAGCGAGCTTTTAGGCTTCAATGGATTAGTGGAAAATAGTATAGATGCGGTATCGTCGAGGGATTTCGCCCTGGAGATATTGTCCGCTTTAGCCATATTATCCGACAACTTGGCTAGGATTTCGGGCGATCTCATATTGTGGTCCAGCTCGGAATTCAATTTTTTAAGCATACCCGACTCGTACGCCTCAACCTCCAGCGTGATGCCCCATAAGAAGAATCCCTGCACCTTGGAGCTGATCAGAGCGCGCTCCTCCCGGATCTACGGGGGACTCATACAACTTTTAACTACCTTGAAGGGCATCCCATCAGGCTATAATAGAGACTTACAGGAGACCAAAATACCCCTGATGATCAGCTTCGAAACGATCAAGGAAAACCTTAAGATATTTAAGGGAGTAATCTCGGGCCTAGCCTTGAACAAGAACCGTTTAGAGGAGATTATCAGAGACAGCTTCGTCCTAGCGGTGGATTTAGCCGAAGTCTTTGCCATCGATCACGGTCTACCCTTCAGGAGGGCCCACATCCTCGTCGGCCGCATAGTTAACCATTTAGTGGAGAAAGGTAAGAAGCTTATGGATCTAGATTCTCACATTCTTAAAAAAATAAGTGAAGAGGTACTCGGTCAACCATTGATCATAGAGGACTCTAAACTGAGGAGGATGATAGATCCTAGGGCATCGCTCGACGCAAGGAAGAGCATGGGGGCATCCTCCCCCAGAGAGGTTAGGAGGATGATCGAATCGAGAACTAAGCTACTAAAAGATTTAAAAGCTGAGGTCGGTAAGATAGCTAAAAAACTTAAAGATGATGATGACCGGTTTGAGGAGGTCGTTAAAAGCTATTTGAGGGATTGA
- a CDS encoding metallophosphoesterase: MNVAVISDTHDRLPFIMKAVEMLNEMDLELVIHCGDYSAPFAIDPYKDLKHHMIGVYGNNDAEKSLIASKMKSCGKEVRGEFAKLDLDGAVTAVLHGHDSELLEALIDSGGFDVILYGHTHEVKVERRLKSLIVNPGELCGYLTGKPTMAILDPKTRRIEILDVKI, from the coding sequence TTGAATGTGGCTGTGATATCTGATACGCATGATAGGCTGCCGTTCATAATGAAGGCTGTGGAGATGCTTAACGAGATGGATCTAGAGCTTGTAATCCATTGCGGAGACTACTCAGCACCCTTCGCCATAGACCCCTATAAAGATTTGAAACATCACATGATAGGAGTCTACGGAAACAATGACGCTGAAAAAAGCCTAATAGCTTCGAAGATGAAAAGCTGCGGAAAAGAAGTGAGGGGAGAATTCGCGAAACTCGACCTCGATGGAGCTGTAACCGCCGTACTCCATGGACATGACTCCGAACTATTGGAGGCCCTCATAGACTCCGGAGGATTCGACGTAATCCTATACGGGCATACCCATGAAGTAAAAGTTGAGCGCAGGCTTAAGAGCTTAATAGTGAATCCCGGTGAATTATGTGGATACTTGACGGGTAAGCCGACCATGGCGATTCTGGATCCCAAAACTAGGAGGATCGAGATTTTAGATGTCAAGATTTAG
- the carA gene encoding glutamine-hydrolyzing carbamoyl-phosphate synthase small subunit has translation MLALEDGTIVKGNGFGVEGLAEGELVFNTSMTGYVEALTDPSYAGQILMMTYPLIGNYGVSSEDYESDKVQVEGLVVRELCRRPSNWRCEKDLDSFLSDHGIPGVEGVDTRMLTKKVRMYGAMKAVLAVSHGKPELTEAELIRLARGQPHISERRLVTRVSTDRVTVYDVNGDRMVVLIDCGVKRSIIRQLLNRGINLTVVPFNYPARDIMNLGPEAVFLSNGPGDPVKVPETISTVRELVGRVPIAGICLGHQIIALALGAKTFKLKFGHRGSNQPVKDYATGRVFISSQNHGFAVEAESLKGTGLEVTQVNLNDGTIEGLRHRELPVISVQYHPEAGPGPHDTLFFFEEFERLLEESG, from the coding sequence ATTTTAGCCCTAGAGGATGGTACGATAGTCAAGGGTAACGGTTTCGGCGTGGAGGGGTTGGCTGAGGGCGAGCTCGTATTTAATACTTCGATGACGGGATATGTTGAGGCGTTAACGGACCCCTCCTACGCGGGTCAGATATTGATGATGACGTATCCCCTTATAGGGAATTACGGGGTTTCGAGCGAGGACTATGAAAGCGATAAGGTTCAAGTTGAGGGCCTCGTAGTCAGGGAGCTGTGCAGGAGGCCCAGCAATTGGAGATGCGAGAAGGATTTAGATTCCTTCCTCTCCGACCATGGCATACCCGGTGTGGAGGGTGTGGATACCCGCATGCTCACCAAGAAGGTTAGGATGTACGGTGCTATGAAGGCCGTTTTGGCGGTGTCTCACGGGAAGCCTGAGCTTACGGAGGCCGAGCTCATAAGATTAGCTAGGGGGCAGCCCCACATATCTGAGAGAAGGCTTGTGACCAGAGTCTCCACGGACCGCGTGACCGTCTACGATGTGAATGGGGATCGTATGGTGGTCCTAATTGACTGCGGAGTTAAGAGGAGTATTATAAGACAGCTTTTAAATAGAGGGATTAACCTAACGGTGGTTCCCTTTAATTACCCTGCTAGAGATATCATGAATCTAGGTCCTGAGGCGGTCTTCCTGTCGAATGGTCCAGGAGATCCTGTGAAAGTCCCTGAGACTATTAGCACGGTGAGAGAACTCGTTGGGAGGGTACCTATAGCGGGCATATGCCTAGGCCATCAGATCATCGCCTTGGCTTTAGGGGCTAAAACTTTTAAGTTGAAATTCGGGCATCGAGGCTCAAATCAGCCCGTCAAGGATTATGCAACCGGCCGAGTATTCATATCGAGCCAGAATCACGGCTTCGCGGTGGAGGCTGAATCGCTTAAGGGTACAGGCTTGGAGGTGACACAGGTTAACCTCAACGATGGAACCATTGAGGGGCTGAGGCATCGTGAACTTCCCGTGATATCCGTCCAATATCATCCTGAGGCTGGACCTGGCCCCCACGATACCCTCTTCTTCTTTGAAGAGTTCGAGAGGCTCCTCGAGGAGTCTGGGTAA
- a CDS encoding MBL fold metallo-hydrolase, with protein sequence MKSLGLGKILYLGGVAEELRGIYLIRGIGLTSNIYLICDGLIVDTGNGEPANHIAPVLRKIGKNIEDVERVVLTHSHFDHTGGIKEIVYAANPEIMAHPLEHPEVKASAPADAALSPIVEGDNVSIDGYNFRVLHTPGHSSGSICLYEDGKSLLISGDTIFPWGGVGRTDLPTGDSDALIASIRRIVELKVLHLLPGHEDPVLGNASTHIAYSLKTAESLREPL encoded by the coding sequence ATGAAATCATTGGGCCTAGGAAAGATCTTGTATTTAGGGGGAGTAGCAGAGGAGTTACGGGGCATATACCTGATTAGGGGCATAGGATTAACGAGTAACATATACTTGATCTGCGACGGTTTAATTGTAGACACCGGTAACGGAGAGCCCGCTAACCATATAGCCCCCGTGCTGAGGAAAATTGGAAAGAACATAGAGGATGTGGAGAGAGTTGTTTTAACCCACTCGCACTTCGACCACACCGGGGGGATTAAAGAGATAGTCTACGCAGCGAATCCGGAGATCATGGCGCATCCCCTCGAACATCCCGAGGTAAAGGCTTCAGCTCCCGCAGATGCAGCTCTCAGCCCTATAGTCGAGGGCGACAACGTCTCAATAGATGGCTATAATTTTAGGGTTCTACACACCCCAGGTCATTCTTCAGGCAGCATATGCCTCTACGAAGATGGAAAATCGCTGTTAATATCTGGGGACACGATCTTTCCATGGGGCGGGGTTGGAAGAACTGACCTCCCAACGGGGGATTCCGATGCCCTCATTGCCTCTATTAGGAGAATCGTCGAGCTGAAGGTGCTTCACCTACTTCCAGGCCATGAGGATCCAGTCTTAGGGAATGCATCGACTCATATAGCCTACAGCCTGAAAACCGCTGAGAGCCTTAGGGAACCATTATAG
- a CDS encoding sugar phosphate isomerase/epimerase, whose protein sequence is MDIAMETGSLVTEGFSLRESIEAALKLGFKAVELWMDKNNLWPLSASKEEIESTRDMLKSMGIRCISTCPIPFKAESWEIFSFEFNLADPNDRDRSRAVEFFKRAIDISAQLGAELVLIPPGKIEQPNFMQSKVSYRKYMEQLVRSIRECATHALDLGLTLGIENTVVGNFCDTPYELKRAVERTALRNVKVYLDVANANIFHPPVEYILELKDLLANCIHITDNDGSYAYHLPIGMGSIDFLEVVSTLREIGWDGYLIPEIFYKDNPLEGLRISKERLEGLL, encoded by the coding sequence ATGGATATAGCCATGGAGACGGGTTCATTAGTCACAGAAGGTTTCAGCCTAAGGGAGTCGATTGAGGCGGCTTTGAAGCTGGGTTTCAAAGCCGTTGAGTTATGGATGGATAAGAATAATCTCTGGCCTCTATCCGCCTCCAAAGAAGAGATAGAATCCACTAGGGATATGCTGAAGTCCATGGGGATTAGATGCATCTCCACATGTCCAATACCCTTTAAGGCGGAGTCATGGGAGATCTTCAGTTTTGAATTTAATCTGGCGGATCCAAATGACCGCGACAGGAGCAGGGCTGTGGAGTTCTTCAAGAGGGCGATAGATATATCGGCCCAGCTAGGAGCTGAGCTCGTACTCATCCCTCCAGGTAAGATAGAGCAACCTAATTTCATGCAATCCAAGGTGTCCTATAGGAAATATATGGAGCAACTGGTGAGGAGCATAAGGGAATGCGCAACCCACGCCTTAGATCTAGGATTAACTTTGGGGATAGAAAATACTGTTGTGGGGAATTTCTGCGACACGCCCTACGAATTAAAGAGGGCTGTAGAGAGGACTGCCCTCAGAAACGTAAAGGTTTACCTGGACGTGGCAAACGCGAACATATTCCACCCTCCCGTGGAATATATATTGGAGTTAAAAGATCTATTGGCTAACTGTATTCACATTACAGACAACGATGGAAGCTATGCCTATCACTTACCCATCGGGATGGGAAGCATAGATTTCCTAGAGGTAGTATCCACGTTAAGGGAGATAGGGTGGGACGGGTACCTAATACCCGAAATATTCTATAAGGACAATCCCTTAGAAGGACTCAGGATATCTAAGGAAAGGCTTGAAGGTTTATTATAA
- a CDS encoding RsmB/NOP family class I SAM-dependent RNA methyltransferase encodes MKASSEAVAESLGSRGVKVNPYPPLEEALYINVEGPFEIGLLEKKVMVDKFTAESVLQGAHVYAPGIIKCRGLRRGDRVTILDDRNGAVAVGIAVMDEREILRLRKGLAVLVVRSLYKVPSLREAPEYLKGWIYPQSMPAMVTSRVLDPRPGDVIADLNCAPGGKTSHISQLTGDRALIYAMDRTARKVEATRETLNRLGCRNVHIFIQDSRYVHLDHPELRVDKCIVDPPCSALGVTPKVYENTEHSKVKALSDYQKQFIKAAAEILKPGGAMTYSVCTITPEECEGVVEYAVKNCDLAVAPQNLTLGDKGISDYSEDAKYLQRFHPHIHGVGYFIAKFIKV; translated from the coding sequence TTGAAGGCCTCCAGCGAGGCTGTAGCGGAGTCGCTCGGTTCTAGGGGCGTGAAGGTTAACCCTTATCCTCCATTGGAAGAAGCCCTATACATAAACGTAGAAGGACCTTTTGAGATAGGTCTGCTTGAAAAGAAGGTAATGGTCGATAAATTCACGGCTGAGTCTGTGCTTCAAGGAGCGCACGTCTACGCGCCGGGGATCATCAAGTGCAGAGGGTTAAGGCGGGGAGATAGAGTTACAATTCTCGACGATAGGAACGGAGCCGTGGCTGTCGGGATCGCAGTCATGGACGAGAGGGAAATCCTACGGCTTAGAAAAGGTTTAGCCGTTTTAGTAGTGAGATCTCTCTACAAAGTTCCAAGTCTTAGGGAAGCCCCTGAATACCTCAAGGGGTGGATTTATCCCCAGTCAATGCCAGCCATGGTAACCTCTAGGGTCTTGGATCCTAGACCTGGGGATGTGATCGCAGACCTCAACTGTGCTCCTGGAGGGAAAACCTCCCATATCAGCCAGCTCACAGGAGATAGGGCTCTTATCTACGCCATGGATAGGACTGCCAGGAAGGTTGAGGCTACGAGGGAGACCTTAAATAGGCTCGGGTGCAGGAACGTCCACATATTCATTCAAGACTCGAGATACGTGCATCTGGATCACCCCGAACTGAGGGTAGATAAATGCATCGTAGATCCGCCGTGCAGCGCGCTGGGCGTCACCCCCAAGGTCTACGAGAACACGGAGCACTCAAAGGTTAAAGCTCTATCAGATTATCAGAAACAGTTCATTAAGGCCGCTGCCGAGATCCTGAAACCTGGAGGAGCCATGACCTACTCGGTGTGTACAATAACGCCCGAGGAATGCGAGGGAGTGGTGGAGTATGCGGTGAAGAACTGCGACCTCGCAGTTGCGCCCCAGAATTTAACGCTGGGGGATAAAGGCATCTCCGACTACTCCGAAGACGCAAAATACCTGCAGAGGTTCCATCCCCACATCCATGGGGTTGGATACTTCATAGCTAAATTCATAAAGGTATGA
- a CDS encoding HypC/HybG/HupF family hydrogenase formation chaperone, whose protein sequence is MCIAVPAKIVRKSPDGKMAEADFGGSILRDVDLSLVEADVGDYVLVHAGFAIEVLNSEEAVETLKLWEELLKAGT, encoded by the coding sequence ATGTGCATAGCCGTGCCAGCTAAGATAGTGAGAAAATCGCCCGATGGGAAGATGGCTGAGGCCGATTTCGGGGGTTCTATCCTAAGGGATGTGGACCTAAGCCTGGTCGAAGCAGATGTGGGGGACTACGTCCTAGTCCACGCCGGGTTCGCTATAGAGGTTCTGAACTCCGAGGAGGCCGTTGAAACTCTAAAGCTATGGGAAGAGCTCCTCAAAGCTGGGACATAG
- the hypF gene encoding carbamoyltransferase HypF yields MPSVVVFVHGIVQGVGFRPFIYRIAVEHGLSGYVRNRKDSLVEIFLKGKRSSIESFIVDLREKAPPAADIRNVEVYPLDKVEEGVEGCSFAILESSPEASASGSIIPADISICPECERELRDPRDRRFKYFFITCTNCGPRFTIIESTPYDRENTTMRLFQPCRECLEEYRNPLDRRFHAQTVACSKCGPSVRLVDVDGRPLGCGEPIGEAGKLISEGYIVAVKGNGGYHLASSTLMDEPLKRLRSVKERSQKPFAVMARSLEAVKSFAEVSALEERLLLSPAHPIMLLHKSSDHYLSDLISPGLDTVGVMLPYTGLHMLLFDQVDDPAFVMTSANRADEPIIKDDEVAVKAFRGVVDYLLIHDRPIAHRCDDSVVKVVHGRASYIRRSRGYAPKPIMIRLDDGEPTLALGAELNVASCILFDGRAFLSQHIGDVETLETLEFLEEATRHLMNLVRCQPDRVACDLHPRFNTTRLAEKFSEEFEIPLYRVQHHHAHAAKLLAEHGLDEIICIVCDGFGYGLDGRAWGGEILYSNGSEFERLAHLEEHPMIGGDLAALHPLRMTTAILYDAPGFQDWLYKRAGNLPHGVAEAELILRDAERKRGFPTSSCGRLLDAAAALMDIAHERTYEGEPAMKLEAAAHSGRSILNLEPIMEGGRLLTKPLLESIYEHLSKERTRDLAYSVHAYLARGLALQAIHEAERLQVKHIGFTGGVAYNRWITRELSLILERNGYELLLQKEAPCGDGGIALGQAYVASHL; encoded by the coding sequence TTGCCCAGCGTGGTGGTCTTCGTTCACGGGATCGTCCAAGGCGTCGGGTTCCGTCCTTTCATATACAGGATAGCCGTAGAGCACGGGCTTTCAGGCTATGTCAGGAATCGGAAGGATTCCCTCGTCGAGATATTCCTGAAGGGAAAGAGGAGCTCAATAGAATCCTTCATCGTAGACCTAAGGGAGAAAGCTCCTCCCGCTGCGGATATTCGTAATGTGGAGGTATATCCGTTGGACAAAGTGGAGGAAGGCGTTGAGGGCTGCAGCTTCGCTATCTTGGAGAGCTCTCCTGAAGCCTCCGCCAGCGGCTCAATAATCCCTGCGGATATATCCATCTGCCCTGAATGTGAGAGGGAACTTAGAGATCCTAGGGATAGGAGGTTCAAATATTTCTTTATAACCTGCACCAACTGCGGCCCCAGATTCACCATAATAGAGTCGACCCCATATGACAGGGAGAATACCACGATGCGTCTCTTCCAGCCTTGCAGAGAATGCCTGGAGGAGTATAGGAATCCTCTAGATAGGAGATTCCACGCCCAAACAGTCGCTTGCTCCAAGTGTGGCCCCTCAGTGCGGCTTGTGGACGTGGATGGTAGACCTCTGGGGTGCGGTGAGCCCATCGGGGAGGCTGGTAAGCTCATATCTGAAGGGTACATCGTTGCGGTTAAGGGTAATGGAGGCTACCATCTGGCGTCTTCAACCCTTATGGATGAGCCCTTGAAGAGGCTTAGATCCGTCAAGGAGAGAAGTCAAAAACCCTTCGCCGTAATGGCTAGAAGCCTAGAAGCGGTTAAAAGCTTCGCAGAGGTATCCGCGCTTGAGGAGAGGCTTCTCCTATCCCCTGCCCATCCCATAATGCTCCTCCATAAGAGCTCAGACCATTATCTATCGGATCTAATATCCCCGGGCTTGGACACGGTCGGGGTTATGCTCCCCTACACGGGCCTCCACATGCTCCTCTTCGACCAGGTGGATGATCCGGCCTTCGTAATGACCAGCGCTAACAGGGCTGATGAACCCATAATAAAGGACGATGAAGTGGCTGTTAAAGCCTTCAGGGGAGTTGTGGATTACCTTCTAATCCACGATAGGCCTATAGCCCATAGATGTGACGACTCCGTGGTAAAAGTCGTCCACGGCCGGGCCTCGTATATTCGGAGGTCTAGGGGATACGCCCCTAAACCCATCATGATAAGATTGGATGATGGGGAGCCTACTCTAGCCCTCGGGGCTGAGCTCAACGTTGCTTCATGTATCCTATTCGATGGGAGAGCCTTCCTCTCCCAGCACATAGGCGATGTGGAGACCCTTGAAACCCTAGAGTTCCTAGAAGAGGCTACGAGGCATCTCATGAACCTGGTTAGATGCCAGCCTGATAGGGTCGCGTGTGACCTGCACCCTAGGTTCAACACTACGCGTTTAGCTGAAAAATTCTCCGAGGAGTTTGAGATCCCCCTATATAGAGTTCAGCACCATCATGCTCACGCCGCCAAGCTCTTGGCTGAGCATGGTCTCGACGAGATCATCTGCATTGTCTGCGATGGCTTCGGCTACGGCTTAGACGGGAGGGCGTGGGGCGGAGAAATACTATACTCCAACGGCTCAGAGTTTGAGAGACTGGCCCATTTGGAAGAGCATCCCATGATAGGAGGAGACCTGGCGGCCCTCCATCCCCTCAGGATGACCACAGCCATTCTATATGATGCTCCAGGATTCCAAGATTGGTTATACAAGAGGGCGGGGAATCTGCCTCATGGAGTCGCCGAGGCGGAGCTGATCTTAAGGGATGCCGAGAGAAAGAGGGGTTTCCCCACCTCGAGCTGCGGTAGACTCCTAGATGCCGCGGCTGCCCTCATGGATATAGCCCATGAGAGAACCTATGAAGGCGAGCCGGCTATGAAGCTTGAAGCCGCCGCCCATAGCGGAAGATCCATACTAAACCTTGAACCCATCATGGAGGGGGGCAGGCTCCTCACAAAGCCTTTATTAGAATCAATCTATGAACACCTCAGTAAGGAGAGGACCAGGGATCTAGCCTACTCGGTCCATGCATACCTGGCTAGAGGGCTAGCCCTTCAAGCCATCCACGAGGCCGAAAGGCTCCAAGTAAAGCATATAGGGTTCACCGGAGGCGTAGCATACAATCGATGGATAACCCGGGAGTTGTCCCTAATCCTGGAGAGGAATGGATACGAGCTCCTCCTCCAGAAGGAGGCCCCCTGCGGGGATGGGGGAATAGCCCTCGGCCAAGCCTACGTGGCATCCCACCTTTAG
- a CDS encoding molybdenum cofactor biosynthesis protein MoaE, whose protein sequence is MELKSDLKVGLWSRGCLPLMDVLTDSLKSVDPEVGAISIFLGIVKRLNRSRSVKNLELEAYEEVALKIFREIASSIKREYSVNDVRIHHAVGDLNPGEPVMLILVSGSSRHKVVDALKEAVERVKRDSPLWKKEVLLSGESYWVEYR, encoded by the coding sequence ATGGAGCTAAAATCGGATTTAAAGGTCGGATTATGGAGTAGGGGATGCCTCCCCCTAATGGATGTGCTTACGGATTCTTTAAAGTCTGTGGATCCAGAGGTTGGAGCCATCTCCATCTTCCTAGGCATAGTTAAAAGGCTCAACCGGTCGAGGAGCGTGAAGAATCTAGAGTTGGAGGCCTATGAGGAGGTAGCCCTAAAAATTTTCCGGGAGATAGCCTCAAGCATTAAGAGGGAATACTCGGTGAACGATGTACGCATCCACCATGCAGTAGGAGATTTAAACCCCGGAGAACCGGTCATGCTCATCCTCGTTTCGGGAAGTTCAAGACATAAAGTGGTTGACGCCCTCAAGGAGGCCGTGGAAAGAGTGAAGAGAGATTCGCCGCTGTGGAAGAAGGAGGTGCTCCTATCCGGAGAGTCTTACTGGGTGGAATACCGCTAG
- a CDS encoding cupin domain-containing protein, whose product MDVKRVGDVKPWIHGPGVSARVLMSGRHIMLLLVDMEAGSIIPRHKHPNEQLGICLKGRASFKTDAEEFVVEEGMTYRFNPDEEHSVKALMDSRFIDVFSPPRNDYLKRQIRESG is encoded by the coding sequence ATGGATGTTAAGAGAGTAGGAGATGTGAAGCCTTGGATCCATGGTCCAGGCGTTTCAGCGAGGGTGCTCATGTCAGGGAGGCATATAATGCTCCTCCTAGTGGATATGGAGGCCGGCTCAATAATCCCCCGCCACAAGCATCCAAATGAACAGTTAGGGATCTGCCTCAAGGGAAGGGCCTCCTTCAAGACGGACGCAGAGGAATTCGTAGTGGAAGAGGGGATGACCTATAGGTTTAACCCAGATGAGGAACATTCAGTAAAAGCCCTAATGGACAGCAGATTCATAGATGTGTTTTCACCGCCACGCAACGACTACCTTAAAAGACAGATACGGGAAAGCGGTTAG